A stretch of the Sulfurospirillum sp. UCH001 genome encodes the following:
- a CDS encoding TrkA family potassium uptake protein, producing MRESKILLFGFSRSAIEIGTRLQEQGLTFTCIDNDANLLPKAKKLGFDLRITDYSDDETLLNLGIGEDVGFVFTLFEEDVQNVFLTLSIRSLDPKVQIVSTTHTKDAIHKLEIAGASTILDPYQICGKRIYKLITQPEIMQVIDATIFGEEDINMEQITITAHSPLNGLFLSECYPTENYNMLLVGIHDKELKKEFIFITEGRNHKLDYGDILVVIGKSAEIERFKMDFSL from the coding sequence ATGAGAGAAAGTAAAATTCTCCTTTTTGGATTTAGCCGATCTGCCATTGAGATAGGAACAAGATTACAAGAACAAGGATTGACATTTACCTGTATCGATAATGATGCGAATCTTTTGCCTAAAGCTAAAAAACTAGGATTTGATCTTCGTATCACGGATTATAGTGACGATGAGACGCTTTTAAATTTGGGTATTGGCGAAGATGTTGGATTTGTCTTTACTCTGTTTGAGGAAGATGTTCAAAATGTGTTTTTAACACTCTCTATTCGCTCTTTAGACCCAAAGGTGCAAATTGTCTCAACGACGCACACAAAAGATGCCATACATAAGCTTGAGATTGCAGGTGCTAGCACGATCTTAGATCCTTATCAAATCTGTGGGAAGCGTATCTATAAGCTGATAACACAGCCTGAAATTATGCAAGTGATTGATGCAACGATTTTTGGGGAAGAAGATATCAACATGGAGCAGATCACCATTACAGCACATTCCCCACTGAATGGATTGTTCTTAAGTGAATGCTATCCTACAGAGAATTACAATATGCTTCTTGTTGGCATTCACGACAAAGAACTCAAGAAAGAGTTCATTTTTATCACAGAAGGGCGTAACCATAAATTAGATTATGGTGATATCTTAGTTGTAATCGGTAAAAGTGCTGAGATAGAACGCTTTAAAATGGATTTTAGTCTATAA
- a CDS encoding AEC family transporter, with product MNYVLNALLPICFIIFTGYAFKHAKFPSVDFWPKMDKFTYYVLMPCLLVYELSVAKIDLTHTVNLVFSSLSGIFLILVILILLNMILHFENRAFTSIVQGGIRFNTYVFLALVNAVYGDKGLVLAAIVMAFAIPFINILCISVFAIYLRDGNFSLRAFFKTILTNPLIGACAIGGLINASGIEMPIFILKSISIVSHAALPMGLLSVGVGLELKYLKHAKKELVVSTVAKLVLFPMVAYGLSHIFGLAGMSLSIAIIFASMPTATSSHILARELGGDVSLMASITTLETLACVGTLFLIVPLL from the coding sequence ATGAATTATGTTTTGAATGCGCTTTTGCCAATTTGTTTCATTATTTTTACAGGGTATGCGTTTAAGCATGCAAAGTTTCCTTCTGTTGATTTCTGGCCTAAAATGGATAAATTTACCTACTATGTCTTGATGCCGTGTCTTTTAGTGTATGAACTTTCTGTTGCTAAAATTGACTTGACGCATACCGTTAATCTTGTTTTTTCTTCTTTAAGTGGTATTTTTCTTATCTTGGTCATTCTGATTTTACTTAATATGATTTTGCATTTTGAGAACAGAGCATTTACCTCTATTGTCCAAGGAGGTATTCGTTTTAATACCTATGTCTTTTTAGCACTGGTCAATGCCGTTTATGGCGATAAGGGCTTAGTTTTAGCGGCTATTGTAATGGCGTTTGCTATTCCCTTTATTAATATTTTGTGTATCTCCGTTTTTGCTATCTATTTGCGTGATGGAAACTTTTCACTCCGCGCCTTTTTTAAAACCATTCTTACAAACCCTCTGATTGGTGCCTGTGCTATTGGTGGGCTTATCAATGCCAGTGGCATTGAAATGCCGATATTTATTTTAAAAAGTATTTCCATTGTGAGTCATGCGGCACTTCCAATGGGGCTTTTATCGGTTGGTGTGGGATTAGAGCTAAAATACCTCAAACATGCAAAGAAAGAGTTGGTGGTTTCAACCGTTGCAAAATTGGTTTTATTTCCTATGGTCGCTTATGGTTTATCGCATATTTTTGGGCTTGCAGGAATGAGCCTAAGCATTGCAATTATCTTTGCATCCATGCCAACAGCAACGTCTTCACATATATTGGCACGGGAGCTTGGTGGGGATGTCTCTTTAATGGCATCCATCACAACACTTGAAACATTAGCCTGTGTGGGAACGCTTTTTTTAATTGTTCCTCTGTTATAG
- a CDS encoding translation initiation factor has protein sequence MKPLERPMADKKVLFTLGSALDNDDGWKFEEEKSSSKPVEIKTPSKHLLVLKMEKRQGKPVSIVGPFSLEKEALTTLCSLVKKKLGSGGTCKAEWMEFQGECREKLKTILEALEYRFKG, from the coding sequence ATGAAGCCTTTAGAGAGACCTATGGCAGATAAAAAAGTCCTTTTTACACTTGGATCCGCACTTGATAACGATGACGGATGGAAATTTGAGGAGGAGAAATCTTCCTCAAAACCCGTCGAGATTAAAACGCCTTCCAAACATCTTTTAGTGTTAAAGATGGAAAAACGCCAAGGTAAACCAGTCTCTATCGTAGGACCTTTTTCCCTTGAAAAAGAGGCTCTTACAACACTCTGTTCTTTGGTCAAAAAAAAGCTTGGCAGTGGCGGCACATGTAAAGCTGAATGGATGGAGTTTCAAGGGGAGTGCCGTGAAAAACTCAAAACGATTTTAGAGGCCTTGGAATATCGATTTAAGGGATAA
- a CDS encoding ABC-F family ATP-binding cassette domain-containing protein: MVEVNNLTMRFSHQLLFENINLKLDKGKRYGLIGANGAGKTTFLKILSRQIEPTSGNISIENGLRVGVLGQNQYAFEDFTLKDAVMYGNKRLYDAIKEKEELYVTGDFSDDKVNDRLAELEIICAEEDPTYEVEVNIEKILASLGFPVEMHDSLMSELTGGDKFKILLAQVLYPKPDVLFLDEPTNNLDLEAISWLEEQLIRHEGTMVVISHDRHFLNSVVTNILDVDFKKIREFTGNYDEWYMAANLIAKQQEMERDKKLKEKEELEAFVRRFSANASKAKQATSRQKRLEKLDIADIQTSSRRDPSIVFRMGRDIGNEVLEVEGIEKSYGDQKVLHNISFKVEKGEKIALIGHNGVGKTTLCNILMEQLTSDTGSVKWGATIIPSYFPQNTTDIITGDLQLFEWLQQYDEKKDLDEIRKCLGRMLFSGEEQKKSVNQLSGGEKHRMMLSKMMLQKGNFLVLDEPDNHLDLEAIIALGEGLYKFPGNVICVTHDRELIDAFANRIIELHPDGSVIDFKGDYEAFRETYGR; the protein is encoded by the coding sequence ATGGTAGAAGTTAACAACCTAACGATGCGCTTTTCGCATCAGCTTTTATTTGAAAATATCAACCTGAAATTGGACAAAGGTAAACGTTACGGACTTATCGGTGCCAATGGTGCAGGTAAAACGACATTTTTGAAAATTTTATCCCGTCAAATTGAGCCAACCAGTGGTAATATCTCCATTGAAAATGGTTTACGTGTTGGTGTTTTAGGACAAAATCAATACGCTTTTGAGGATTTTACTCTTAAAGATGCTGTAATGTACGGCAATAAAAGACTCTATGATGCGATTAAAGAAAAAGAAGAACTCTATGTAACAGGTGATTTTTCGGATGATAAAGTCAATGATCGTTTAGCAGAGCTTGAGATTATTTGTGCGGAAGAAGATCCAACGTATGAAGTTGAAGTCAATATTGAAAAAATCCTAGCCTCACTTGGTTTCCCAGTAGAGATGCACGATAGCTTGATGAGTGAACTCACAGGTGGCGATAAGTTTAAGATTTTGCTAGCGCAAGTGCTGTATCCAAAACCAGATGTTCTTTTCCTCGATGAGCCAACGAACAACTTAGACTTGGAAGCGATTTCGTGGTTAGAAGAACAACTCATTCGCCATGAAGGAACGATGGTCGTTATTTCGCACGATAGACACTTCCTTAACTCCGTTGTCACCAACATTCTTGATGTGGATTTTAAGAAAATTCGCGAATTTACAGGTAACTATGATGAATGGTATATGGCTGCAAACTTAATTGCGAAACAACAAGAGATGGAGCGTGATAAGAAGCTTAAAGAAAAAGAAGAGCTTGAAGCCTTTGTTCGTCGTTTCTCTGCCAATGCTTCTAAAGCAAAGCAAGCAACATCACGTCAAAAACGTCTTGAAAAACTAGACATCGCAGACATTCAAACCTCTTCACGTAGAGATCCTAGCATTGTGTTTAGAATGGGTCGTGACATTGGAAATGAAGTCTTGGAAGTTGAAGGCATTGAAAAAAGTTATGGTGATCAAAAAGTACTTCATAATATCAGTTTTAAAGTAGAAAAAGGCGAAAAGATCGCACTTATCGGACACAATGGTGTGGGTAAAACAACACTATGTAACATTCTTATGGAACAACTAACCTCTGATACAGGCAGTGTTAAATGGGGCGCTACCATCATTCCAAGTTATTTCCCACAAAATACAACGGACATCATCACGGGTGATTTACAACTTTTTGAGTGGTTGCAACAGTACGATGAGAAAAAAGATTTGGATGAAATCAGAAAGTGTCTAGGTCGTATGCTTTTCTCAGGTGAAGAGCAAAAGAAAAGTGTCAACCAACTGAGCGGTGGAGAAAAACACCGTATGATGCTTTCAAAAATGATGCTTCAAAAAGGTAACTTCTTGGTGTTGGATGAACCTGATAACCACCTTGATCTTGAAGCGATTATCGCTTTAGGCGAGGGATTGTATAAATTCCCTGGTAATGTCATCTGTGTAACCCACGATAGAGAGCTCATTGATGCGTTTGCAAACCGTATCATCGAGCTACACCCAGATGGTTCTGTGATTGATTTTAAAGGCGATTATGAAGCCTTTAGAGAGACCTATGGCAGATAA